A single window of Ovis aries strain OAR_USU_Benz2616 breed Rambouillet chromosome 24, ARS-UI_Ramb_v3.0, whole genome shotgun sequence DNA harbors:
- the NUPR1 gene encoding nuclear protein 1, whose protein sequence is MATFPTAASPSRQPPGPEDEDVILDEYDLYSLAHSYPGVGGRKGRSKREAAINTNRHSPGGHERKLVTKLQNTERKKRGARP, encoded by the exons ATGGCCACCTTCCCAACAGCAGCCAGCCCGTCCAGGCAGCCCCCAGGCCCAGAGGATGAAGATGTCATCCTAGACGAGTACGACCTCTACAGCCTGGCTCATTCTTACCCGG GAGTGGGAGGCCGGAAAGGTCGCAGCAAGAGAGAAGCTGCCATCAACACCAACCGCCACAGCCCTGGTGGGCACGAGAGGAAGCTGGTGACCAAGCTTCAGAACACGGAGCGGAAAAAGCGAGGGGCACGACCCTGA